One genomic window of Campylobacter fetus subsp. fetus includes the following:
- a CDS encoding SDR family NAD(P)-dependent oxidoreductase has protein sequence MKTAIVTGASRGIGRAIANELLNRGYYVISIARNFDNDTKTMQNQKCISLDLMKNSAIDELKAQIKDYDINTIIHNLGGKINEDNQPLTSQALKNSIHFNLGIAVDINSLLIPKIQNSSIGGG, from the coding sequence ATGAAAACAGCAATAGTTACAGGAGCCAGCAGGGGCATAGGAAGAGCTATAGCAAATGAACTTTTAAATAGAGGTTATTATGTTATATCGATAGCTAGAAATTTTGACAATGATACAAAAACAATGCAAAATCAAAAATGCATAAGCTTAGATCTTATGAAAAATAGTGCAATAGATGAGCTAAAAGCACAGATAAAAGACTATGATATAAATACCATAATTCATAATCTTGGCGGAAAAATTAACGAAGATAATCAACCCCTAACTAGTCAGGCACTAAAAAACAGCATTCATTTTAATTTAGGAATAGCAGTAGATATAAATAGCCTTTTAATACCTAAAATACAAAATTCTTCCATAGGGGGGGGGTAG
- a CDS encoding SDR family oxidoreductase yields the protein MSSDSAKNGRAAPAYVASKAALNAYMKSCARYYAKDNIVFFSVLPGIVYFKNSAWDKKKQTDPNTFNQKLQNSIFKEFATPNHIANFVLSMLNSNNKFINGGEFIINGGE from the coding sequence ATCTCTTCAGATAGTGCTAAAAACGGTAGAGCCGCTCCGGCGTACGTAGCTAGCAAAGCAGCATTAAATGCATATATGAAATCCTGCGCAAGGTATTATGCTAAAGATAATATAGTATTTTTTAGTGTTTTACCGGGCATCGTATATTTTAAAAATAGCGCATGGGATAAGAAAAAACAAACCGATCCAAATACATTCAATCAAAAACTACAAAATAGCATATTTAAAGAATTTGCAACACCTAATCATATAGCAAATTTCGTATTAAGTATGTTAAACAGCAATAATAAATTTATAAATGGCGGAGAATTTATCATAAATGGCGGAGAATAA
- a CDS encoding radical SAM/SPASM domain-containing protein has protein sequence MAENNLEQKKKEIKERFNFNKFEDYIKFPKYFEFETVNACNARCKMCTVTQWDGYDQKDKFKRVVSDELWNKFVKNVQPYSKWIEKITLTRDGETLLDSKIAHRINELKKAGIKQVVIVTNASLLSQKKSIELLNSGLDEIMISIDGFTKQTYESIRIGLKYEKVLQNTLNFIKIREKLGVNTTMRIRLIEQKENMKEIDNFIKFWKNNTRSSDQVYSMALHSWGNQLIKENEEKVKEWGKKACISPFSSMAIHFDGRVGMCGVDFNCKYKTGDLNLNSIEEIWRGEIFSAIRSNHLNSNRNAYELCKGCNLWDRVYKK, from the coding sequence ATGGCGGAGAATAATTTAGAACAAAAGAAAAAAGAGATAAAAGAACGTTTTAATTTTAATAAATTTGAAGATTATATCAAATTTCCAAAATACTTTGAGTTCGAAACAGTCAATGCATGTAATGCAAGATGCAAAATGTGTACCGTGACTCAGTGGGATGGATACGATCAAAAGGACAAATTTAAAAGAGTGGTTAGCGACGAGTTATGGAATAAATTTGTTAAAAACGTACAACCGTACAGCAAATGGATAGAAAAAATTACGCTTACAAGAGATGGTGAAACTCTTTTGGATAGCAAAATTGCACATCGTATAAATGAGCTTAAAAAGGCGGGTATCAAACAAGTAGTAATTGTAACCAATGCATCTTTACTAAGCCAGAAAAAAAGTATAGAGCTATTGAACTCTGGATTAGATGAAATAATGATCTCTATAGACGGTTTTACGAAACAGACCTATGAAAGTATAAGAATAGGATTAAAATATGAAAAAGTACTTCAAAACACATTAAATTTTATCAAAATAAGAGAAAAGCTAGGTGTTAACACGACAATGAGAATTAGGCTAATAGAACAAAAAGAAAATATGAAAGAGATAGATAATTTTATTAAATTTTGGAAAAATAATACAAGAAGCAGCGATCAAGTATATTCAATGGCGCTCCATAGCTGGGGAAATCAACTTATAAAAGAAAATGAAGAAAAAGTTAAAGAGTGGGGTAAAAAAGCATGCATATCGCCTTTTTCATCAATGGCTATACATTTTGATGGAAGAGTTGGAATGTGCGGCGTAGATTTTAACTGCAAATACAAAACAGGGGATTTAAATTTAAATAGCATAGAAGAAATTTGGCGCGGTGAAATATTCAGTGCTATACGATCTAATCATTTAAACTCTAATAGAAATGCTTATGAACTATGCAAAGGCTGCAATCTTTGGGATAGAGTATATAAAAAATAA
- a CDS encoding WbuC family cupin fold metalloprotein, producing MILSEKTADKNAKTPTFFIGECGSISEQNINELKKYALKNNTTARLNLFSDSTDLLQYMLIFHPYKKDIKCQKFIEQSSIYMALDGNFSITLYNDDMSINKEFVLNKKLNKTVRIPKNTFYKMEMISDQLLFIEIRNGPFKRENQIII from the coding sequence TTGATACTTTCGGAAAAAACGGCAGATAAAAATGCAAAAACTCCAACATTTTTTATTGGTGAATGCGGCTCTATATCCGAGCAAAATATTAATGAACTAAAAAAATATGCTTTGAAAAATAACACCACAGCAAGACTTAATCTATTTTCTGATAGTACGGATTTATTGCAATATATGTTAATTTTTCATCCCTATAAAAAAGATATCAAATGCCAAAAATTTATAGAACAATCTTCAATATATATGGCGCTGGATGGGAATTTCAGCATTACTCTATATAATGATGATATGAGTATAAATAAAGAATTTGTATTAAATAAAAAATTAAATAAAACAGTAAGAATACCAAAAAATACATTCTACAAAATGGAAATGATAAGCGATCAACTGCTTTTCATAGAAATTAGAAATGGGCCTTTTAAAAGAGAAAATCAAATAATTATTTAA
- a CDS encoding class I SAM-dependent methyltransferase encodes MSEKPYKTDICRLCGEKMQEVVQLSPSPIGDIFKDTKKEAAKLTICEYNLLHCKQCNNVQISIDPTSNIYKDYIYISSTSVDLQNHYKALSGKLVNELKKEHAFIVEFGSNEGLLLELINEELTRTSMGGGITKTWEILGIDPSPMAAKMANQKGIPTINDYFNQDLAKKISLEKGKADLIVANFVMANISDMYSIAKSINELLDKDGVFVFETGYLCDILRFNLIDTIYPEHLNYYSLSSLKKYLEKFGLRIFRAENTTAKGGALRVWVCKNEAKIALENSVQIIMDMENNFFSNQNIFKDFLNRLSKFKVEVKNLAKQIKDKEKLLVYGASIGCIVMIEQFELGEKIDYLIDDNELKIGKFSPSRAIEVKSSEFLLQSGVKNVINLAWRFCEPIKQKNKKFLENGGTIYNINLKNLKIDKV; translated from the coding sequence ATGTCAGAAAAACCATATAAAACAGATATTTGTAGGTTATGCGGAGAAAAAATGCAAGAAGTTGTACAGTTATCTCCTAGCCCAATAGGCGATATTTTTAAAGATACAAAAAAAGAAGCAGCCAAACTAACAATATGCGAATATAATTTACTGCATTGCAAACAGTGCAATAATGTGCAAATATCAATAGATCCGACAAGTAATATTTATAAAGATTATATATATATCTCTAGCACATCAGTTGATTTACAAAATCATTATAAAGCATTAAGCGGAAAACTAGTAAATGAATTAAAAAAAGAACATGCATTTATAGTTGAATTTGGTAGCAATGAAGGACTACTTTTAGAACTAATCAATGAAGAACTAACAAGAACATCTATGGGGGGGGGTATTACAAAAACATGGGAAATACTAGGTATAGATCCCAGCCCTATGGCGGCAAAAATGGCTAATCAAAAAGGTATTCCTACTATAAATGATTATTTTAATCAAGATTTAGCTAAAAAAATCAGCTTAGAAAAAGGCAAAGCAGACCTAATAGTAGCAAATTTTGTTATGGCAAATATATCAGATATGTACTCTATAGCTAAGTCTATAAATGAACTGTTAGATAAAGATGGTGTTTTTGTTTTTGAAACTGGATATTTATGCGATATATTAAGATTTAATCTTATAGATACGATATACCCAGAACATCTAAACTACTATAGTTTAAGCTCTTTAAAAAAGTATTTAGAAAAGTTTGGACTGCGTATATTTAGAGCCGAAAATACTACTGCTAAAGGGGGTGCATTGCGCGTATGGGTATGCAAAAATGAGGCCAAAATAGCTTTGGAAAATAGCGTGCAAATAATAATGGATATGGAAAATAACTTTTTTTCAAACCAAAATATATTCAAAGACTTCCTAAACAGATTGAGTAAATTTAAAGTAGAGGTAAAGAATTTAGCTAAACAGATAAAAGATAAAGAAAAACTCTTAGTTTATGGGGCTAGTATAGGCTGTATAGTTATGATAGAGCAGTTTGAGCTTGGAGAAAAGATAGATTATCTCATAGATGACAATGAACTTAAGATAGGGAAATTTAGTCCTAGCCGAGCTATAGAAGTAAAATCAAGTGAGTTTTTACTGCAATCAGGAGTAAAAAATGTAATAAATTTAGCATGGCGTTTTTGTGAGCCTATAAAACAAAAAAATAAAAAATTTTTAGAAAATGGCGGTACAATTTATAATATAAATTTAAAAAATCTAAAGATCGATAAGGTATAA
- a CDS encoding DegT/DnrJ/EryC1/StrS family aminotransferase: MINWWSNNFDEKEIKAVSDAILSKCISQGDITDKFEKELAKFLQVPYCICVPNGTQAITLSFMACGIEYGDEIITSNRTFIGTAHAGLILGAKIVAVDVKDDMSIDYNLIENKITNKTKLIVPVHLNGIANDMEAISKIADDNKITIVEDACQAFGSKYNGKFLGTFGRFGCFSLGIAKVLSTGQGGVVTANNEEDYKLLQKIRNQGVFDVRKEQNYGIKAFNFKFNDMQAAIGLAQLSKINEKIETCKDIYQTYKEKLDGKINYVQCNLESTMPMRFLVLHQRNQELKEWLMNQGIGSSLDAPSLNLCPHLNISGKYPISNKFHKELLILPSGPSQKISDINKVANKVLEWLGV; encoded by the coding sequence ATGATTAACTGGTGGAGCAATAATTTTGATGAAAAAGAGATAAAAGCTGTGAGTGATGCCATATTATCAAAATGCATCTCTCAAGGAGATATAACAGACAAATTCGAAAAAGAACTGGCAAAATTTTTACAAGTTCCATACTGCATATGTGTGCCAAACGGAACTCAAGCCATAACACTTAGCTTTATGGCGTGCGGAATCGAATATGGCGATGAAATCATAACATCAAATAGAACTTTTATAGGCACGGCTCACGCCGGTTTAATACTTGGCGCTAAAATAGTTGCAGTAGATGTAAAAGACGATATGAGCATAGATTATAATTTAATTGAAAACAAAATTACAAATAAAACTAAACTTATAGTTCCGGTGCATTTAAATGGGATAGCAAACGATATGGAAGCTATAAGCAAAATTGCAGATGATAATAAAATAACAATAGTTGAAGATGCTTGTCAAGCTTTTGGATCAAAATATAACGGAAAATTCTTAGGCACATTTGGCAGATTCGGATGTTTTTCTTTGGGTATAGCCAAAGTTCTTAGTACTGGACAAGGCGGAGTTGTAACGGCTAATAACGAAGAAGACTATAAGCTATTACAAAAAATACGAAATCAAGGCGTATTTGATGTAAGAAAAGAGCAAAACTATGGTATTAAAGCATTTAACTTTAAATTCAATGATATGCAAGCCGCAATAGGTCTAGCTCAACTTTCAAAAATTAATGAAAAAATAGAAACATGCAAAGATATTTATCAAACTTATAAAGAGAAGTTAGATGGAAAAATCAACTATGTTCAATGTAACTTAGAATCAACTATGCCTATGAGATTTTTGGTATTGCATCAAAGAAATCAAGAATTGAAAGAATGGCTTATGAATCAAGGTATCGGTTCTTCTCTTGATGCACCTTCTCTTAATCTATGTCCGCATTTAAATATAAGTGGAAAATATCCTATAAGCAATAAATTCCATAAAGAGCTTTTGATACTTCCATCTGGTCCTAGTCAAAAAATATCAGATATAAATAAAGTAGCAAATAAGGTTTTAGAGTGGCTAGGTGTATAG
- a CDS encoding formyltransferase family protein, translating into MARCIVLGTSKFTASLIYGIIDSLNEVSCVISMPDTSKPNNPYDLKKICNKFGIKYYEFEDINSAEAINLIKKINPNFIVSSWPKIIKNEILNLAYVIGTHPTNLPKDRGRHPLHWNIIRGIKKSKLSFFKMDKNVDSGNLLLQLKYAISKYDDINSLNHKIEKLAKTGINKLLSRNKMKEIAQSGNTNYLRARNIHDCLIDPRMEYKTIDRIVRSFTSPYPCAKLIVENQILNIKKCCLIEKGDKLGYGKILKESTNFIIFQCSDSVIKLSLESGSKYSYMGGGGYKLQVFISKNIPSNYSSNLSKKGMI; encoded by the coding sequence GTGGCTAGGTGTATAGTTTTAGGAACTAGCAAATTTACAGCGAGTCTCATATACGGTATTATAGATAGCTTAAATGAAGTATCTTGCGTCATTTCTATGCCTGATACTAGTAAGCCTAATAACCCATATGATCTAAAAAAAATTTGCAATAAGTTTGGGATTAAATATTATGAATTCGAAGATATAAATTCAGCAGAAGCTATAAATTTGATAAAAAAGATAAATCCTAATTTCATAGTATCATCATGGCCAAAAATTATTAAAAATGAAATTTTGAATTTAGCTTATGTTATAGGAACTCATCCAACCAACCTACCAAAAGATAGAGGCAGACATCCGCTTCACTGGAATATAATAAGAGGTATTAAAAAATCTAAACTAAGCTTCTTTAAAATGGATAAAAACGTAGATAGCGGAAATTTACTGCTTCAACTAAAATATGCTATTTCAAAATATGATGATATAAATTCATTAAATCACAAAATAGAAAAATTAGCAAAAACTGGAATTAATAAACTTCTATCTCGCAATAAAATGAAAGAGATAGCTCAAAGCGGCAATACAAACTATCTAAGAGCTAGAAATATACATGACTGCTTAATAGATCCTAGAATGGAGTATAAAACAATAGACCGCATAGTAAGGTCATTTACTAGTCCATATCCATGCGCTAAGCTAATAGTAGAAAATCAAATTTTAAATATAAAAAAATGCTGTTTAATTGAAAAAGGAGATAAATTAGGCTACGGAAAAATCTTAAAAGAAAGTACTAATTTTATAATTTTTCAATGCAGCGATAGCGTGATTAAACTATCTTTAGAAAGTGGATCAAAATATAGTTATATGGGGGGGGGTGGATACAAACTCCAAGTTTTTATATCCAAAAATATTCCATCAAACTATAGCTCGAATTTGTCAAAAAAAGGTATGATATAA
- a CDS encoding acyltransferase, with amino-acid sequence MHYPNKDVRLHFWKISRVQIGDNSEAAMGMHVIDDSDNEKCQLIIGKNVSIAAGATFVCCSEPSFSVNLKEISYVKENLIKKSTITIGDDTWIGANTTILPGVKIGKFCIIGAGSIVTKDVDDFSIAVGVPAKVIRKLKLTSSNKMYNYE; translated from the coding sequence ATGCATTATCCTAACAAAGATGTAAGGTTGCATTTTTGGAAAATTTCAAGAGTGCAAATAGGCGACAACTCAGAAGCGGCAATGGGAATGCATGTTATAGACGACTCTGATAATGAAAAATGCCAACTCATAATAGGCAAAAATGTATCAATAGCTGCTGGAGCAACGTTTGTGTGCTGCAGCGAACCTAGCTTTTCTGTAAATTTAAAAGAAATTTCATATGTAAAAGAAAATTTGATTAAAAAATCAACTATCACAATCGGGGATGACACATGGATAGGAGCTAATACCACTATATTACCCGGAGTAAAAATAGGCAAATTTTGCATTATAGGAGCAGGATCTATAGTCACAAAAGATGTAGATGATTTTTCTATAGCAGTAGGAGTTCCGGCAAAAGTCATTAGAAAATTAAAGTTAACATCAAGTAATAAAATGTATAATTATGAATAA
- a CDS encoding radical SAM/SPASM domain-containing protein, whose amino-acid sequence MKIDNKDLDAKKEIIKNRFSLKNFNDYIKFPKYFEVETVNACNAHCKMCSIEHWEGYRDKNKFKRIMSDDTWSKFVQYITPYSQWIEKISLTKLGEPLLDFKIQDRIKDLKKLNIKNVSITTNASLLNENISKKLLDSGLDELNVSIDGLSKEVYEGIRIGLKHENVYKNTIQFINMRDGGGYRTSIRVRLTQQEQNLHEIDDWINFWTSKTDKNDKVYTMPLLTWGNRLFNETQSKIEFMSNKACSYLFSSMSIDYDGRVVLCCSDFNSIFDLGNINEKTINDIWTSKKYETIREMHLNNERNKINICKGCMIWDKSYTSNNTNKK is encoded by the coding sequence ATGAAAATAGACAATAAAGATTTAGATGCAAAAAAAGAAATTATCAAAAACAGATTTTCACTAAAAAATTTCAATGATTATATCAAATTTCCAAAATATTTTGAGGTAGAAACCGTCAATGCATGTAATGCTCATTGTAAAATGTGCAGTATAGAACATTGGGAAGGATATCGAGATAAAAATAAATTTAAAAGAATTATGAGTGATGATACATGGAGTAAATTTGTACAATACATAACACCATACTCACAATGGATAGAAAAAATTTCTTTAACTAAACTGGGAGAACCTTTGTTGGATTTTAAAATCCAAGATAGAATTAAAGATCTAAAAAAGTTAAATATAAAAAATGTAAGTATAACTACAAATGCTTCTCTTCTAAATGAAAACATATCGAAAAAACTTTTAGATTCTGGGTTAGATGAATTAAACGTATCCATAGACGGGCTAAGCAAAGAAGTATATGAAGGCATAAGAATAGGTCTTAAACATGAAAATGTATATAAAAACACTATTCAATTTATAAATATGAGAGATGGGGGGGGGTATCGCACATCTATAAGAGTAAGGTTAACTCAACAAGAGCAAAATCTTCATGAAATTGACGATTGGATAAATTTTTGGACAAGCAAAACAGATAAAAATGATAAAGTATATACAATGCCTCTGCTTACATGGGGAAATAGACTATTTAATGAAACACAATCAAAAATAGAGTTTATGAGCAACAAAGCATGCAGCTATCTATTTTCCAGTATGTCGATAGACTATGATGGAAGAGTCGTATTGTGTTGTTCTGATTTCAATTCTATATTCGATTTAGGCAATATAAATGAGAAAACGATAAATGATATCTGGACTAGCAAAAAATATGAAACAATTAGAGAAATGCATTTAAATAATGAAAGAAATAAAATAAATATATGCAAAGGATGCATGATTTGGGACAAGAGCTACACATCAAATAATACAAATAAAAAGTAA
- a CDS encoding glycosyltransferase family 9 protein, with product MKILIIKLGYSETFIDDNSRVVSLGDVLRATPIIEALHQKYNNAKISWLTSQEAFTLINGAKFLSETIIYNDKFSGEFDMVINLEKFDEIFELLKRIKSKQIVGFIKENNCLNISPKNDKILKYIKESGSCRVWQELIFDMLGLKWQNQKYNLGYKPKNGILHEVGLNYLVGSKWPTKAMSLIKWNELANILNKLNINFSWQEGKENLKEYIEWINSCETIITQDSLGMHIAMALDKRVIALFGPTNYMEIYPYGQTDIINVDWSYKNPSMDSLNLQDILNLIKG from the coding sequence ATGAAAATTCTTATCATAAAGCTTGGGTACTCAGAAACATTTATAGACGACAATTCGCGCGTGGTTAGTTTAGGAGACGTGCTAAGAGCAACTCCTATCATAGAAGCTCTGCATCAAAAATATAATAATGCAAAGATCAGTTGGCTAACTAGCCAAGAGGCTTTTACGCTTATAAACGGCGCTAAATTTTTAAGTGAAACAATAATTTATAATGATAAATTTAGCGGCGAGTTTGATATGGTTATAAATTTGGAGAAATTCGATGAAATTTTTGAGCTGCTAAAACGTATAAAATCTAAACAAATAGTTGGATTTATCAAAGAAAATAACTGCTTAAATATAAGTCCGAAAAACGATAAAATTTTAAAATATATAAAAGAAAGCGGTAGCTGCAGAGTTTGGCAGGAACTTATATTTGATATGCTTGGTTTAAAATGGCAAAACCAAAAGTATAATCTTGGTTATAAACCAAAAAATGGTATTTTGCACGAAGTTGGGCTTAATTATTTAGTAGGTAGTAAATGGCCGACAAAAGCTATGAGTTTAATAAAATGGAATGAATTAGCAAATATTCTTAATAAGCTAAATATAAATTTTTCCTGGCAAGAAGGAAAAGAAAATTTAAAAGAGTATATTGAATGGATAAACTCATGCGAAACTATCATAACGCAAGATAGCCTTGGAATGCACATAGCTATGGCATTAGACAAAAGAGTAATAGCTCTGTTTGGGCCTACAAACTATATGGAAATTTACCCATATGGGCAAACAGATATCATAAATGTGGATTGGAGCTATAAAAATCCGAGCATGGATAGTTTGAATTTGCAAGATATTTTAAATTTAATCAAAGGTTAA
- a CDS encoding glycosyltransferase family 2 protein, which yields MFSIVITTYNRSKLLKRCLDSIKNQTFNRYEVLILDDCSSDDTSEMVKEYTNDSKFMYFKAESNYGSSNLIFNEYIVKQKLNKYEYILYMSDDDFLDKNSLLESYNLINKYGHIDVILCKISFNYGDIIVQSPDDGSTSEYFEFSDQNSHKALSKYRFMYHNNLNYKTDMYDYNQTATYEVPYYKMYQNKKIGYSKNIIYIFDISSENREKYLDIKNYIMALGELCYREINFINNKKEAKNIFKSNLLLRINCEGNFLSSFDAFPANVVVEYLSRFIDQDNFYDILDKFATFMKDSFQPSFDETYHKLNSKLYTYEERNDIIKNSKTFMIYCQNEWGKQIKEQFIKQGLECLGFIDDANSMSCAEFLKSGLEPDFVFIATGKPKLMSDLINNLQPYKGKVLTLHEKDDSL from the coding sequence ATGTTTTCTATAGTTATAACTACTTATAATAGATCAAAGCTTCTAAAAAGATGTCTAGATAGCATAAAAAATCAGACTTTTAACCGATACGAGGTTTTAATTTTGGATGATTGCTCTAGTGATGATACAAGCGAGATGGTTAAAGAATACACAAACGATAGTAAATTTATGTATTTTAAAGCAGAGTCAAACTATGGCAGTAGCAATTTAATATTCAACGAATACATAGTCAAGCAAAAATTAAATAAGTATGAATATATATTGTATATGTCAGATGATGATTTTTTAGATAAAAATTCTCTATTAGAATCATATAACCTCATCAATAAATACGGACACATAGATGTAATTTTATGCAAAATATCATTTAATTACGGCGATATAATAGTACAAAGTCCGGATGATGGCTCTACTTCCGAATACTTTGAGTTCAGTGATCAAAATTCGCATAAAGCATTGTCAAAATATCGCTTTATGTATCATAATAATCTAAACTATAAAACAGACATGTATGATTATAATCAAACAGCAACATATGAAGTACCGTACTATAAAATGTATCAAAATAAAAAAATAGGTTATTCAAAAAATATAATATATATATTTGATATATCAAGTGAAAATAGGGAAAAATATTTAGATATTAAAAACTACATAATGGCTTTAGGCGAACTTTGTTACAGAGAAATTAATTTTATAAACAATAAAAAAGAAGCTAAAAATATATTTAAATCAAACTTATTACTAAGAATAAACTGTGAAGGAAATTTTCTATCATCATTTGATGCATTTCCAGCAAATGTTGTGGTTGAATACCTTTCTAGATTTATAGATCAAGATAATTTTTATGATATCTTGGATAAATTCGCAACATTTATGAAAGATAGCTTTCAACCCTCATTTGACGAAACATATCATAAATTAAACTCAAAATTATACACATACGAGGAAAGAAATGACATTATAAAAAACTCAAAAACATTTATGATATACTGCCAAAACGAATGGGGGAAACAGATAAAAGAGCAGTTTATAAAACAAGGTTTGGAGTGCTTGGGATTTATAGATGACGCTAATTCCATGAGTTGCGCTGAATTTTTGAAAAGCGGTTTAGAGCCGGATTTTGTATTTATAGCTACCGGAAAACCGAAACTCATGAGCGATTTAATAAACAATCTGCAACCATACAAAGGCAAAGTTTTAACTCTGCACGAAAAGGATGATTCACTATGA
- a CDS encoding class I SAM-dependent methyltransferase produces the protein MKKTFSFGKNWLRYVKYILNEDIIQNASNSLTKFISNSEFKNKIFIDIGCGSGLFSLCALRLGAKKVISFDMDLNSVQAANLCKQKFAPDSTNWDILQGSILDLNFLKNLELALKNEQIIVYSWGVLHHTDDLNSAMLNAANLAKLGGGMAYIAIYNKTEASPFWLKIKKFYNSTNIIMKFLMVSAYTIFLTFEDIRKGRGLNMKDKSRGMHKITDVIDWLGGYPYEPATANEINDFWGKLGFECTKFAPTKYREPIYPKSFFYKYFVYLKQVGTGCNEFVFKSKNV, from the coding sequence ATGAAAAAAACGTTTTCATTTGGAAAAAACTGGCTTAGATATGTAAAATATATATTAAATGAGGATATTATCCAAAACGCATCAAATTCACTAACTAAATTTATTTCTAATAGCGAATTTAAAAATAAAATTTTTATAGATATCGGATGCGGAAGCGGTCTGTTTTCACTTTGCGCATTAAGGTTGGGGGCAAAAAAAGTTATAAGTTTTGACATGGACCTTAACTCAGTACAAGCGGCAAATTTATGTAAGCAAAAATTTGCTCCCGATAGCACAAATTGGGATATTTTACAAGGCTCCATTTTGGATTTAAATTTTTTAAAAAATTTAGAATTAGCATTAAAAAATGAACAAATTATAGTATATTCATGGGGAGTTTTACATCATACCGATGATCTAAACTCGGCTATGTTAAATGCTGCAAACTTAGCCAAATTAGGGGGGGGTATGGCATACATAGCAATTTATAATAAAACAGAAGCTAGTCCTTTTTGGTTAAAAATAAAAAAATTTTATAATAGTACGAATATAATTATGAAATTCCTTATGGTAAGCGCTTATACGATATTTTTAACATTTGAAGATATCAGAAAAGGACGCGGACTAAATATGAAAGACAAAAGCAGAGGAATGCATAAAATTACAGATGTTATCGACTGGTTGGGCGGATATCCTTATGAGCCCGCAACTGCTAATGAAATTAATGATTTTTGGGGTAAACTAGGTTTTGAATGCACAAAATTTGCTCCTACAAAATACCGTGAGCCGATCTATCCAAAAAGCTTTTTTTATAAATATTTTGTGTATCTAAAACAAGTAGGAACCGGCTGCAATGAGTTTGTATTTAAGAGTAAAAATGTGTAG